The nucleotide sequence ATTGGCTTATTTCGAATAAAATCGATCCTCCTTTGGAGGTAAAATCGATTACTCGATAGATCGATCTCAGGTAACATTTCTACTCATTAAtgacacaaaaaataaattcttgTTTAGCCAATATGGCGTCTCCTCTGTTATGAGATGACAACAGCGCAGTTTGTGTCCTATTTGTCATTATTGATGTTGAATTTAACTCTATTTATCTACCTCAGTATGTTCAAAGAAAGTAGTTAGTTGATTTGGAAGCTATGATTATTTGACACGGGCTCAGTGGATTGATTAAGTTAAAAACAGTGATCGTGGGAAAAGTCTATCGCCCCTGGAAAAATGGCGGTTGTGTTATCTTTATGGGCTGTGTTTTCGTTTAATTAGATCTGTTTAAGATTAAGCTGCTTCATCAAATCTTAAAATTTCATAGCAAATACATTGCGAGTAAACGAACGAAATGTGCTATTTGCTTTGACATTTGACAAGCACATAGTTCAGCGAGTTGGTGCAAGTGTCATCgtttttgatgaaattattAGAATGTCTCGCTGGGGTAGAGGTAGAGGCGGCAGCGTGGCTGTGCCGCTTGATAGTGCCCTATTTAGAGAGAACAGCAACTGTCCTACCGCGGCTCGTTCTGCAGGTACAGTTGGAAAGTGGGGTATTACCAGCTTTACGTCAATCCGAAGCGCGCCTTAcggtaagaaaaatatttttttacttgcgcatatgatttctaaattgttatgATGTAGATTCATAAATATTGCTGTTTTTTCggtaacaatattataataccatacaaattttttaaaacatagTGAATAtacgattttaaaaaaaactttaaaaaaatgttttaacatCTGTCAACATTTCAGCATACTCTAGCAATGTTCTTAAGAAGCCAGTTCAAGATCAAAATAGCCCCTTAACAGTACCAGCCGTTGAGGCAGAACAACCTCCACCGAAGCCCAAAAAATTCTTTAAATCCCGAAATGCAGAACTATATCCTCCAGTTCCTCAAATTACTTATGCACCACCAGTACCTGCAGCACCTCTATCACCAGAACATCCTTCTCATAGTAAAGAGAAAAAACCAAAAAGAAGGACACATACAAGAGATTCGTCCTCTCCAGAAATACCTTGGAGAAGTTCTGAAAAGAACAAAACGAAGAAAAGCACAGTTGCAACTAAGGCAGCCAAAAAAGAGGATGTCCCTGCTGAAAATGCTCAACCACCCAATAAACGTTACTTAGTCCGTAATAGGAATAAGGTGATAAATTATGCTGAAGACGGCAGTAATAGTCCCATACCAGAATTTACAAGTCGATATGAACCTCTACATGTGAAAGCTTCATCACCAAAAATACCAACACCATTGGCAAGTCCATCATTAGAAAATCAAACGCTTGTAAAAGCAGAAGTATCAAGTCCTTCGACAAGTAAAGATGCTAATGAGGAACGTAAGCCACCTCCTATTGTGCTAAGAATATCTAAAGGAACGTCCCGAATTGTCAGCACAGATTCAAATGAAGGCTTTACATCTCCAAATTCTGACAGACATTCATCTTTGGACATGCATTCAGATGTTGGCTTTGATCACAAAAAGAGTCCATCTGTTGAGACAATATGTTCACCAAAACAAGAAAGccttaaaattacaataaaatgccCAGGCATAAATCATGAAaataagaaagaaaagaaaaaagaaaaaaaggaccACAAATCTCACAAAAGACATCATCATAAAAGTTTTGATGAAGAACTTGCAAAGAAACCGGCCTCACCACAATCTGGTTTGGATGTTTATGATCTCTACAAAACTCTGGCATCACCTCCATATGATAATGAAAAGGTCTTTGGAAGTAAACAAACAACTAAAGATGAAATTGAATCACGTCTTTCTAAGCTTGATGGCTTAGAACCACCCATAAAATCACCTAGGTTAGAAGTGCAACCGAATGAAACACCACCTGAACCAAAACCACCAGAAAATACAGGAAGATCAAGAAGAAATCGACCCAATATAAACTATAGTGAAAATGATGATTACTTAGATGTAATTACTACTGGTTATACTAGCaaacaaacaattaaaacagTAAGTGACCTCAAAAAAGAAGGACGTAAAACTAGAAGGAAACAAGAAGCAACAATTGAAAATTCTTTAGTCACTGCTACAGACCCTGGTAGTGAAACTGAAAAGAAAGAAAGCCCTCCAGAGAATACAAAATTGGTAGAAATGTTTTCAAATAGCGCAGAGAATAAACCAGTTATTGAGACATACAAAAAGCCACACAAAAAGCAAAAACATaagcaaataaaatattctagCCCTGAAGAGGAGATAGACATGACTCTACAGAAAAACTCACAGGAACAACACAACAACAGTGATAAAGAATCAAAACTAGATGACTTACCACTGAACAGCTTAGTTCAAATGTCAAATTCACATGACACTCAAGGTTTTCCTCAAGCAAATACCCAGTCTTCAGACTCTGCTTACAACAGTTGCCCTAATGATAATTCAGAAGAAGAAATACAAAGGAATTCACAAGAAGATGTCTTCAAATCTCCAAGGGGCTTAGGCGAATCAGAAGAGCATTTAGAAGATAAACCAAGTGTAAAATTGGTAATAACTAAAAAGAAAGGCTCAATATTTAAAAGTAAGTCATTAGTAAATGACAATCCATCACCATTGCCTGCTAGGAAGAGACGTCATTTGTATAGACATGAATGGGCCAATGATGTAAGTAATGTAGTTTGTAAacttcaaattaaatatattttaataacgacTGAATGACAGCTATTTTTGACACCAGTGTTTATTAttcactattatttattactcatATTTTACACACATGTATCATGtgtgtaaaataaatgttataaaatagCAATGAggcattataaaattaaaacgacCTGAGATATCTTATAGGACAATACTATAAAAGTTAGTTTATACTGATGCCccatttaaactattttagcCCCGTGAATGGTGTAAGTAGTGATCCTGGCTACTCTTGTCTCTTAGGTCATATTTAAATCTGAGTTTATGGAAAAAAGGCAATTCAGTGCAATTCATAACAccatatataaattttatttaaattcatattcatgtagatttaaaatttaatatttaatatcaaaatctaaaaagtaattaattactaaCAAACTATATGTTAcatatacattaataataacattacatAGCCCTTTACTCAGTGTCTTTGTGTcagcataaaatatatatttatattttaacattttcagAAAGGAAGTGAAACTCCAAGGCCTGAGCCATCGGAAAATTCTGAGGTCAGAAATCCAGTAGCACCAGTGACTGAAGAACTGACCAGGGTCACTAGGTACAGAGCCGCTGATCCCATTGTAGATGACATTGAGTCCACTAATGATGGTTTTAAACCATATACTAGTGTAAAATGTAATAAGGAAGCTAAAGAAGTAAGTTCAACATCTATGAGATTTAAGCATCATGTCTTTTACTATTACTTTAGATTAAGAATGCTTTTGAgtagaattttaatttctttaaacttAATCTAACTAGTTAGCGAGTTAtacaaataattgtaaatcaaacAACTTTAATTGTACATCAAAGTGTGGGAAGTTAAAGAGGCCTGAATTAATCATTACTATTAAAATCAATTCACAAAACACTATACTTACACTGATGTACATGTCTCTTAAATTTTTTGCTTgacaaataaagtttaaaaatttacCATTTTTGGAATATGTATCAATTCCATTAATGATGAAAGGTTAGGTTAAATACAAATTGAAATGTGCATTTTTCTTGACTAATCTGGCAATTTATGGCCATTTTGTTGATCATAACATTTTAAAGTCTTGTCCTAAATCATAAGACAGTGTGCTCATATCAAGCAATAGTTTTTATACTATTTTCAAAACATACAGGCAGGAGCcagtttttattaacaaaatgtgTTCCAGAATGTCTTGTACAAAGAAGGAATAAAATCACccaaaaaataatgatttatacagggtgtcccagaaagaatggataatcctgaaacacctcatagtagagctgttgggaaataaaaaaaaaaaataaaaaaaaaaattttttaggcagtacccaaattaaaaataaggaaAATACCAAATTAcatgggacaccctgtataatgaCGTTTACTTGTGTTAAGGAGTCTGGACATACATTATTGTATACAATTTATACTTaaatctcatatctcaaggtggctggcgatATTTACTTAGTGATGTCAATTGGCcctcgtaaccacttaacgtcataTGGGTTGAGAGCTTGTTAACCCCACCgcactatataaaaaaatcaagttcATAATATTCTGAAGCTATTCAATAAGATCTTTTTCCAATCATcctatagtaaataaatatgtggCGAATTTTTAAGCTTGGATTATATGTATGAAAGCTTCAGTAAAATAATCTGGTATCAAAAATGGACTTTACACAAGATATacatttctttaaaatattaattttataaaaagaaaaaaaaatttagtccaTTTTAAAagacaattataaaataaaatcaaaagaaTCTGAATCCAAAAAAGGAAGAAAGGAGGAAGAATTATTTGTGTGCTTTTTATTTTCAGTATTACACTGTAGTCAGAAATGTCAAGAAAGCACATCAGATACAGGAAATTGGAGAATTCCAAGAATTTAATGATGATGTTGAATACCTTCTGGATGCATTACAGGTATTACGGTGATTGTTATTGTTAAAAGTGACTTACCTATAAgctcaaataatatttttacatattgtAGAATAATTCTAATGGTGTGAAGTTAGTCTAGAATAGCACTTTCTGTGGGTGTTACCATCAGGTGTGTATGGTAGCACCATCCTGTCTAATTCTGCTCTCCATTTTGAAGGACAGGGTGACCTTTATAAACGAAAAGACTTAACCCGAAGTTGGTCATTAGCTCAGTAGATGTTTTactctaatattaataaaatcaaatttaaaacaaatgaataacATCATGTGGAGTGGAGGTGTtctgaagtcttcgtggcctaacggataagacgtccggtgcattcatgttgaagcgatgcaccggtgttcgaatcccgcaggcgggtaccaatttttctaatgaaatacgtactcaacaaatgttcacgcttgacttccacggtgaaggaataacatcgtgtaataaaaatgaaacccgcaaaattataatttgcgtaattactggtggtaggacctcttgtgagtccgcacgggtaggtaccaccgccccgcctatttctgccgtgaagcagtaatgcgtttcggtttgaagggtggggcagccgttgtgactatactgagaccttagaactatatctctaggtgtgtggcgcatttacgttgtagatgtctatgggctccagtaaccacttaacatcaggtgggctgtgagctcgtccacacagctaagcaataaaaaaaaaaaaaaaaaaaaaaaaaaatgtggaacACTTGAaactttattacattattttcgaaatattatatttgatgATAAATTTctcgtaatttttaattttctcttATAGGACAACAATCCAATGTCAACAAGGTGTCTATCAACGATAACATTGGCGAGCAAATGTACGGCACCGGCATTCCGCATGCACCTGCGGGCCCACGGTACTGTGCAGAAGTTCTTCAGTGCACTTCACGACGCCACAAATGACCAGGTACTGCAGAAGTTActtagatgtaatttttttaaataatcatgcCCCAACTTctcaaatactaaaataaatgaCTAAGGTTTCGTTGGCTCTAAATCGGCTTCtgtatttcaatttaataaaattgataaatttttagtCAATTACACAAATTGACTTACATAGATTTGGAATAAATGccttacaaaaataatatagttcGTAACCTGGCTTAACAATATATAGGATACTTATTACTACGACACGAGCAAAAACGGATATAGCTGGAAGGGATATAAATACTATGTGTACTGGtttttcatttatgttgtaaatgtctatgggctccagtaaccacttaacaccaggtgtgctgtgagctcgtccacaccttagaaataaaaataaaaaaaattatgcgaaAAAATTTATCTCATGAAGCACTTATAaacagaaaatgaaaaattaatcaaAGCAAGTAATGATATTAATTGTGAACGAAAacaaattgaaatcattttattacaaagttacATGCCAACATATATGAATATTTggtttgaatatatattttagcgACCAAGAGACCGCAAGTAACCCAAACTGTCTGTTGtagtttcttttctttttaaagtcAACCTTACCTAACCTACTTTGTCAATACCTAACGCGCCCATCCCATTTTGCTAATACTTGAGTGGGTGTAGTGAAAGGCAACTCGCTGACAACTTGATGTGTAATTAAGCTTCTTATAAGTATTTTAAAGAAACAGTTATTTGTTATGTTATGTGATTaatgttacattattaaaaCCGAATACAAAATAATTCCATGTTTAATGGCACAGCTAGGAATTTGCATTGTGTTATGGATACTGAAGAAACATAAGATAGCATCCAGATTCTGAACACAATTCACACAAAAATACTGACTCCAACCAGGAATTCATTCTGGACTCTACAAAAGAAGCAATCttctaaattgaaaaaaaaacaaataagcaTTACTCTGTATTAGTCTGTATTAGCAGTTCCTTTTTTTGTAACATATTTACTGTGTCGTGTACTTACTGAAgttaatttacttttatactttaTGAACTTAATCTAAACTATTAGATCAAGAtgacaaaatttatatttttttttagtttcttcgttaatcaaattcaaatttatgtcatacaaagttattgcgaaaattaatatatataaaaatttataaattactagctgtcccggcaaacattgttttgccatatataagatttctagggaatttctagtgtagaaaaaaaaaacttattgtaagtgtgtaaggttgtggtaaatgagtgaaagaggtatgtagtgctgtgaacgatgagggaatatataataaaaataacaaaacctcattcaaccacatgatacctcattataacaataaaaaatgtccaaataaaaaaaatatgttaggggtggacaaccctaatcacttaggggtatgaaaaatagatagtagccgattctcaggcttactgaatatgcataaaaaaattcatgagaatcggtcaagcggtttcggaggagtatgggaacgaacattgtgacacgagaattttatatattagattacatgcatataaaaatttattacatttaaaaaagtgATTGTATCTTGAGCAAGACAGAAAAATTAGAAATGAATTTTATAGACATTCTTATAAAAGTGTCACAAAGTTAGCACTAAAACTGCAAATGCATGATTAGGATTAACTGCTAGgctaaaagtgttttttttttttcagagtcTGGGTCTGTGCACTGCCACAGTCATGTTTGTGTTATCCCAAGATCGTCTCAACATGGACTTAGATCGAGAATCACTTGAGCTTATGTTAAACTTGTTAGAATCCGACGCTTCACATAAGTAAGTAATTGACAAAAGAAACCACTTAAAACATATTCAGTGAAAACTATTGCATACTTTCATTTTTTACCTTGTTttacattccttttttttattgtgttattatagagaattaacaaataaatatgtttcaGGAATGCTCTCGATGATTGTGGTTTAACATCGACACAATTAGCCAAAACACAAGAGCGTGTAAGGGAATTATGTGCTGAGATAAAAAGCCAAGGGAAAGCTCAACATTTAGATTTGGATAACATTACGGTGAGAAATAACTAATGTCACACACTCGAAAATGTGTCATATTTCAAGCatcatttcaaaatattaattataagaaaAACATAACTAATACTTTTTAAAACGGTAATAAATACAACAAGATGAATCACATTTTGATTCCAGGTTGGTCATTTAGCAATGGAAACGCTTCTTTCACTGACGTCGAAACGCGCTGGTGAATGGTTCAAAGAAGAATTGAGAGTTTTGGGTGGCGTTGATCATATTGTGCGTACTATCCAGGACTGCGCTAATAAACTCGACATGCCGACATCTTCATGGACTAATGAACAAATTGAAGTGCTAAGGAAAGCAGATAGATGTATGCGGGTTTTGGAGAATGTGAGTAAACAGTAgcagtttttatttgtaatatttcCTGGTAGATCCAACAGGCTTCACAATTCTCCACTTCTACTCCACTCCAACAACAAAACCACATCAAATACAGCAAGTATATGATCAAATAATAAGTCTAAGTTGTAAAATATGTAGTGGGGgtgtatgtataaaaatgaagttCACATTGTCATCAAAACTAGCTAGTGTGGGTCATTGtttaaatagatttatattgaaatatatatataaaatgttttttatatttaaaattagtggcgtatttaattaatttccgttcaaatgtaattaaaatatcgtTTGCGGCGGCACTTGGATATTTGGTAAGAGGTCGCAATAATGCTCCAGATAGTATATATCTCTTTCCGCATGAAATAACGTAAGCTTAACGGTCGCCATTTTTCATGCTTTGAGTTTTGAAAACGCAGCTAATTTTCTCAACAATCACTTCGAACCCACCTTTTTAGATGGGTCGTCGTGAGCTTCGCGTGAGCGTATGTCATGACATCATAAGTGACGTTTTCGCCGCGACTACAACGACCGCGGTCGTTATGTGGAACGACTAAAGGTGCATTTTGATCGTTGTGGGCGCTTAGTGGAACGCATCCAACATAAGACGAATTTGAAGCAAACGTtttcagtagtagtagttttattttccaaatggaaaggcaaaggtataataccatacagcctaatcttttatatatttttaatatgaaatatgatatgatgaaatgaaatgaagctcATTAATTtcatatgaaacatggcatggcatgaaatgaaatgaagaatttgagacattaatcaactgggatgaaattaaatgaaatgagatgagatgatattgtatgaaatattatagtctcagtaaaatggtggtcgtttactgagatttttagtgtactttttggaggatcccgagaagttacgtccaacggctttgtttaattttcccacatttgtgcactttcacacacacatttaaacctgaagaaacaccaaatagacaaaataaatcaaatcacacaacttcactcctcgcgttcccgccaaaaagtcctcaagAGTTTGATGTCTGGACtaccccacagacacaacccactgagtttctcgccggatcttctctgtgggttgcaattccgatccaatggtagattcagcgaagcactgttcttgttgGAGCCAGtccgaagttgaaatagcccttAGGCTACTAACGATTaggtaaagaaaaataataaaaatgtaatcttACAAAAGCAAACAAGCAGGAAAAAACGATAGCTCAATTACACACATTTTGCTTAaaccttttaaattttaacattccACATAAAACAAATTTGAAGCAAAGATTTTCATTTAGGTGACACAACAAAACGAAGAGAACCAAATACATCTGGTACGCGagggcggcggcgcggcgcggACATTGGCGGCGTTGCTGCGGCGCTGCGCGGCCGAGGCGCGGCGCGACGTGGAGCGACGCCTGCCGCTGCTCGACGCCGCGCTGCCGGCACTCAAAGTACTAGTCAACCTCTCGCACTCGTTCGGTAACACAGGTGCGTATCTAACTTTATTCCTTTTATTATTAACTGACTTGATTATCTCATCACTGACATGATTCTAAGAGGTAACCAGAACTCGCAAATCTATTcttgaaatcaataataataaactgtgaTTATGTAACGCATTCTTTCATTGTTGAAGTACGGCTTCATGAGATGGTCAGAAAATGgtacagaaaaataattaaaatccaCCGGCATTTTTGAGAACACAAAATACTAAGATAAACATTTAATATCAGTTTAAACAGCCATATATTAGCGATGgtagttttattgttattatactaGATATAATATTGTAAGTCTGCAATAATAGGTAATCGCTTTCCTGTCTATCTCTGCTCTGATATCTTAGTCACATGTTGGATTTGAAGAGTGAGAGACTGATCTTGTGTCGCAATGTGTCTGGCATTTACATCGTGATCTTACAAGTTATTGATCAAAGTATTTATGAATCAAATCAACACTTTTAACAATATGATACTACTCTTAGCATCAGTCGGAGCTCAAGTAGTAGGTGAACAACCATCAGTCATGGAAATCTGCCTCATCATTCTCAACAATCAAGGAAATTTTATACCTGATAACAGGAACTTCGAATTTAGTGTTTGTGTAAGTATCTTTTGTGATTAGCTTCTGTTGTATTCTCGCTACTTGCAGTCGTGCAATTATGACTGTTGTTGAACTGTATGATGAAGTTCTGTGaccaatgttatttttttcaataattgaagaaaatgtaaatgaaatgtccatactacctggagccactgcggtcatccacagtgcgcttccagagatcttttttgccacgcaccatccggctatggaatgagctcccctccacggtgtttcccgagcgctattacatgtccttcttcaaacgaggcttatggagagtgttaagcggtaggcagcggcttggctctgcccctggcattgctgaagtccatgagcgacggtaaccactcactatcaggtgggccgtatgctcgtctgcctacaagggcaataaaaaaaaaacatggcagcCCTATCAACATCTATTGTGATCCACTCAAGACTTGAAGGGTAATGCAGAGTGACCGTTATTCCTAAGTAATTGAGATTCCGAACCTCATCTGTCAGTGACACAATCAATACGCAGCCAATTTAGGGATTGTCTAAGGGCTTTTCAAACATCATTTGACGAAACactttatgtatttaaattattattaattattattattaaattattttcattcttaCATACAGGTCCTTTTACTGCTAATCAATTTAGTACAAAACAATGAGACGAACACGCAACGCTTACTGAATGTGCGGATCCGTGTTGATAATGAAGATGACATTATATCCCGAAGCGTGTCGGCGCTCGACCTTATTGTCGATTTGTTCTACAAgcgagaagatctggcgaggtCAGTGTACTTGTTTATTAAGTAATTACCGTGTTCTAATTTTCCAAACAGAATATACGTTTGAAacgtgattttattatttttactcgaCTTTACTTGAGGCTTGGTCAAATCCCAGGTcgaattcgtatttttttaatcaaatatactttttttcatATTAGAAAGCAATATTGAGTCTGTTTTTTTTACATCAATGCAGGCGAGCAGAAGAAAACACGGATGCTTTGTTAGATGGTGAAAAGGAACCTGAATCTGACACAGAAAAGAAGAAGCAATCCCAAGATGACATTGACGAGACTGTAGCAAAATGTGAGCCATTGTTAttgattgttttatattttagacaGTTCTTGTTGTATTTTTATCATGAAACTTAGTTTTTGAAGAGAAAGCATCTTTAGTACCGTTGTGATTACATAAAAAGATGAAACGAATAAGCGGcgttattacataaaataaaaaccgaaTAGCGGCGTTAATAAAAACCGAAAAATACTGGAATAAAATTATCAAGCAAGTTAAgttttcgtcgtagtttctgcCTAGTACCTtggtattttataaaattaagtagcgatgtttaatattgttattcAAATTCAACCAAATATTAATCAACCATTGCTTGTCGATATCAGAATTGATTTATGGTTGGGTAAGCATTATACTATAtttctttttggaacgaagttccttatgggacgatgcgtaagggtacc is from Bombyx mori chromosome 6, ASM3026992v2 and encodes:
- the LOC101741684 gene encoding protein wings apart-like, whose protein sequence is MSRWGRGRGGSVAVPLDSALFRENSNCPTAARSAGTVGKWGITSFTSIRSAPYAYSSNVLKKPVQDQNSPLTVPAVEAEQPPPKPKKFFKSRNAELYPPVPQITYAPPVPAAPLSPEHPSHSKEKKPKRRTHTRDSSSPEIPWRSSEKNKTKKSTVATKAAKKEDVPAENAQPPNKRYLVRNRNKVINYAEDGSNSPIPEFTSRYEPLHVKASSPKIPTPLASPSLENQTLVKAEVSSPSTSKDANEERKPPPIVLRISKGTSRIVSTDSNEGFTSPNSDRHSSLDMHSDVGFDHKKSPSVETICSPKQESLKITIKCPGINHENKKEKKKEKKDHKSHKRHHHKSFDEELAKKPASPQSGLDVYDLYKTLASPPYDNEKVFGSKQTTKDEIESRLSKLDGLEPPIKSPRLEVQPNETPPEPKPPENTGRSRRNRPNINYSENDDYLDVITTGYTSKQTIKTVSDLKKEGRKTRRKQEATIENSLVTATDPGSETEKKESPPENTKLVEMFSNSAENKPVIETYKKPHKKQKHKQIKYSSPEEEIDMTLQKNSQEQHNNSDKESKLDDLPLNSLVQMSNSHDTQGFPQANTQSSDSAYNSCPNDNSEEEIQRNSQEDVFKSPRGLGESEEHLEDKPSVKLVITKKKGSIFKSKSLVNDNPSPLPARKRRHLYRHEWANDKGSETPRPEPSENSEVRNPVAPVTEELTRVTRYRAADPIVDDIESTNDGFKPYTSVKCNKEAKEYYTVVRNVKKAHQIQEIGEFQEFNDDVEYLLDALQDNNPMSTRCLSTITLASKCTAPAFRMHLRAHGTVQKFFSALHDATNDQSLGLCTATVMFVLSQDRLNMDLDRESLELMLNLLESDASHKNALDDCGLTSTQLAKTQERVRELCAEIKSQGKAQHLDLDNITVGHLAMETLLSLTSKRAGEWFKEELRVLGGVDHIVRTIQDCANKLDMPTSSWTNEQIEVLRKADRCMRVLENVTQQNEENQIHLVREGGGAARTLAALLRRCAAEARRDVERRLPLLDAALPALKVLVNLSHSFGNTASVGAQVVGEQPSVMEICLIILNNQGNFIPDNRNFEFSVCVLLLLINLVQNNETNTQRLLNVRIRVDNEDDIISRSVSALDLIVDLFYKREDLARRAEENTDALLDGEKEPESDTEKKKQSQDDIDETVAKLLSRAGTHMEHTMVGAYIGLLVGHMAVLSPEHAAALRQRVPDYAPLLPTLRKYYAFLSLTASGEAAIVAHVKSTQRIIEFMETSDKVYLSPSDVPQDMSLNTLTYSNHNYGAGSDRISSMELDGYH